ATGCGATCTTCTTCGCACGGGCTAGGCGCGGCAGGTAGGAGCCGTCGGTGATCTCGGACCCGCCTTCGGCGGCTTCGAGCATCTGGCGGGCCCAGTCACGTTCGTCCTCGCTCGGGCTCATCGCCTCGTTGAGGGTGTTGACCTGGTCGACGGTGAGGACGAGCTTGCCGGTCATGCCCATCATGTGCGTGACCTCGGCGTCGGCCCAGACTTTCTCGTCATCGGCGTCGGCCGCCGACGGTCCGTCGATGGGACCGGGCAGGCCGCCCATGCGGGAGGCGATTGTCAGGCGCGAACGGGCATAAGCCAGGGCCATCGGGTCGCCGGAGAAGCCGGTGTCCTTGCGGAAGTCGTTCGTGCCGAAGGCCAGACGGAAGGTACCGGGCGCCTCCGCGATGCGGGTGGCGTTCTCGACTCCGCGGGCCGATTCGAGAAGTGCGAGCACGGGCAGCCCGGCCTTCGCCCGCATCGCGGTGTAGGACACCTGCTCGGGGCGTTCGGTCTCAGGGAGCATGACTCCGCGCAGTCCCGGCAGCATGGCCACGGCGGCGAGGTCGTCATCCCAGAACTCGGACTCCATCTTGTTGATGCGCACCCAGGCTGACATTCCGTTCTCCAGTGCGCGCACGACATTGTCACGAGCTTCGAGC
Above is a window of Brevibacterium siliguriense DNA encoding:
- a CDS encoding HpcH/HpaI aldolase/citrate lyase family protein, producing the protein MTETIRNARAAALPAKLSRSWLLVNAAKEEIFTPAQTSEADSVIFDLEASVADDKKLEARDNVVRALENGMSAWVRINKMESEFWDDDLAAVAMLPGLRGVMLPETERPEQVSYTAMRAKAGLPVLALLESARGVENATRIAEAPGTFRLAFGTNDFRKDTGFSGDPMALAYARSRLTIASRMGGLPGPIDGPSAADADDEKVWADAEVTHMMGMTGKLVLTVDQVNTLNEAMSPSEDERDWARQMLEAAEGGSEITDGSYLPRLARAKKIASLADTYGLWNA